TCTATATGTCATGGAATCATTGGTAGACAAGTGCTCGGATGATGAAACAGAATTTATGGTAGTGATTTCAAGGAGCATTTGGTTTAGAAGAAATATAGTGGTTCATGGGGGCAAGTTTAGTCATCCAAACCGCCTTATCCAAGAGGCTGAGGCTTTTTGAATGAGTATAGAATGGCAAAGGCAAAGGAAAGTGCAATTGAGACTCAATGTATTGAGAATGGACATCTACAATGGGACTTTACAAGGTGAACTGGCCATTAACCCCACCAACAGTCGCCTAGGTATTGGTGTCATTGTTCGAGATCATCGGGGTCATGTGATTGCTACTAGAAGTTAGACTACATGTATTGTATCTGAACCTGTAATAGCGGAAGAGATAGTTGCCTTGAATGTAGAAGAGTTTAGTTGCGATTTGGCTCTTCAAAGTATTATTTTAGAAAGTGATTCTTTGTAGCTAATAAATGCACCAAAGACCAAGGGACAAAATTGGAGCCGGTATGGGCAAATTGTAGAGATACTAAAGGCGTCTTAAATGGGCTACTGAGTTGACAAATTGGTCATATCAAGATAGAGGCAATTTTTGCTGTGCATGGTTTGGACAATATTGCAATAAAACAAGTCATGGATAATGTTTGAATGGAAGAAATTCCTATGTATATCTATGACTTTGTCACTTTAGAGCAACATACTCCATTTTCTTATAGCTATTTTGCTCTCGTTTCCTCAATTTATTGAATGaaagattgatatatatatatatatatataatgaaaaaagtTCTACATCACAATCAATCATCAATTGACACGTGACATGATTAATGACTCACTATAATTTTACCCTAGACCGTTCCTCACCTTCCCTCACAAAGGCGGCCAATTGCCCCTCATCTATTTAGAGGTGGCCCCCTTTTCTtcttaaatgttatttttttaatatgataaTAAAACTCTAATTTTACAATAGACTAAATCATCAACTATGCCCAATGTCAATTGACAATTGGGTTTAATATATATCatagcattcctagtagcctctcCAAAATAGCTTTTGAGTtatttggtgagccaatttgatgaaaacactaaaaaaccactCACAGCAacctcaccactttaaccaaaaagtttggTGAGTGAAGATACTCATCAATTTTGATGAgcaatattcactcaccaactctctcaccaattttgtttctcatttttctctcgCATGATCAgaacacttttttccttttttctcctattttcttctcccatctcacatctctctcacacgatgatgtccttatttcatggacatgaaagTTTCTTTGTCcctgacataaactttgtggttctttcatttatcttttctttctttctttctttctttctttaatttggttgagaagcaactgaaaacttctgtgaattcttagcaatgatctaatttcaagatgaaggtgtatggtagcttgttgcataaaaagattaaatagagagagaataaaaaaatctgaaaaaatattatttaaatagaatagtgatagtaaatagttaaaatgatgaggctgctgagagaattttaaaaaagtagctcaccagaataaagaaaagtggtttttatctactttggtgagtaaaatttgatgaaactactaggaatgctctcaCATGTACATAGGGATATGTAATCGAGctgagccgagtcgagtttgaagatttcaagattagctcgtttatgagtcgagctcgaattcgaaccgagctataaattgcatgttcaagctcgacTCGTTTAAAATTTGGGCGAGCTTGAcctcaagctcgagttcgttgaaaatgacattcgagccgagtcgggttactcgacaagcttggctcaactagagcttgaggtagactattaaatttttcaatgagtgatcaaaacAGAATTCAAgctcaagtttatgaacaacctctatacatttattaataacataaatatataatatgtaactatataaggcatattataaaatatagtacatacctatagtttataagtaacaaattaacaatatgttattatatataactagagagtataaactatggtatatgtataatgtaaacaaatagtaagtctaatatattctataaaacTAAgaaactataatataagtataatataattataatactttgatatatgtgtttatatatatatacttatatgctaattatttaatattgttatattgttatatactaactgttaataacttaatatgttaatttaacatactaaatattgatatcaaagtattataattaatatgtaatactatatattatactatatttactattttactaatatatatgtaagatatgaatgAGCTAACAAGTCGGACTAACGAGTTGGGCAAGTGATCCGGTAGAGCTTTAAACGAACTGAGCTCGCGAGCCtttatcgagttttgtcgagcgagtcgggtatgtatcacttactaatcgagcgggtttctacagtaatgatcgagtttctacagtatcgagttCGAGTTCGGATCGGACTAAACTGAGAGGGTATCGAGCGAATTATCGAAcagactggtttatttacatccctacatGTGCATCTaatgattttttgttaaatggCTGATGAGAGGACAATTTTAGTAACATAACTTACCTTAAAAATCTTTAAAGATATTTAGATATATCAGTTTGGAGTAATgttaagaattatttttttatctttctaaaattgatgtagtttttaaaattatcattgactttaaaatgtattattattaaattttaatctcaTGGTAATTTTAAATGCCTCATCGGTTTCAAGCCGTAAACTTTTGAAACCAAAtaattcattattattattattattattattaattttttttcttaggtaTTCGGAAAGGACTTGACAAGGGAAACCATATACCCTTATGAAGACCGCCgttgaaagttgaaacaaaAATAGTAAGCCGTCCTGTCAACTCTCGAGAGCCAAGTAGTTGCgtgaattttgtattaatgttGCTCCAAGGCCGACTGTCGAGTCCCCCAATAAAGCAATCAACAAGGCCACAACCACGACCCAACAGCACTAGCGACGTTGCCCTAAAAATCAAACCCTCTCTCCgtctctctctcaactctcaaggTAGTGTAATGGGGAGCTACCAAAACGGCGTCGCGGGCGGGAAGCAGAGCGTCGCAGGCGGGGAGCAGAGCGCCGCGGTGGTGGACAAAGGCGTGGATTTCGCGCAGTATTTCTGCACCTATGCGTTTCTGTACCACCAGAAGGAGATGCTCTCTGACCGAGTCCGCATGGACGCTTACTACAACGCCATCTTCAAGAACAAGCATCACTTCCAGGGAaaggtatctctctctctttctctctctctctgtgagcGTGTGTTTTTGGGTTGGGACCCGAGAAAGATTGAAGCTTTGCCGTTGTTTTAATGTGGGAAAACAACGGCAAACAGGATAGGTTAccgttgtttttcttttctgttttccttgTGTTTTGGGGAAACTGAAGGTTCTGTTAAGAACTTAGATATAATTAATATCTTTGAAAGCGTTTTAACCAGTTTGAAATCAAGTTGGACGCAATTACATGGATCTGCAATTCAAATTATGCATAAAGAGAAAGCGCAAATAGAATGATGTTAATGATGTATCTAGTGATCCACTGTCATATCAGTTTTTTTTGGGACAGAATTTCTGATTCTGAAGAGTGTTTTTATTGGAGCATTACTTATTTTAGTTGaatttggaatatatatatatatattgggattAATTTGGTGGGTTTGTGGGGAAGGCCGTGTTGGATGTGGGAGCTGGGAGTGGCATTCTCGCAATTTGGTCAGCACAAGCAGGTGCGAGGAAAGTCTATGCAGTCGAAGCTACTAAGATGTCAGAGCATGCACGTGCGCTTGTAAAAGCAAATAACTTGGAAGATGTGGTTGAAGTGATTGAAGGTTCTATGGAGGAAGTTACTCTGCCAGAGAAAGGTTGGTATTATTAAGTAATAGTTTGCTTTAGATTCAAAATGGGTCTTCCCCATTATGTCATGAGTATAAGTTCAGGTATTGATTTATTGTGCAGTTGATGTGATTATCTCGGAGTGGATGGGGTACTTTCTTCTGCGTGAATCTATGTTTGATTCAGTGATATGTGCACGTGACCGCTGGCTGAAGCCAACGGGAAGCATGTAGGTTTTGCAATTCATTTACACATTCTGATATTTGTTTCTGGGTTTAATCACTTGCAATGCCTTTCCATGTTTTTTTGTCGTTGTCCTGCTAACTGCTACTAAAGCAGCCGCTAGAATGATTATGAGAATTATTTTGCTTAATGATTTACTCGATTTAAGTATTTTAAGACACTAGCTATTCAAACATAAGCGTCTGTTTTTAGGTACTCATGATTTCTCGATAAGCAAGCTTGTGAGACTTGCATTATCAAAAAGGCACTATTTTCTGTAAACGCAATATATCTAAGGCTTTGATTACTAAAGCATCACAATTAGTTCACACAAAATCTGTGCTTATTCTATTAAGGAAGTTTCTTTGTGAGATCTTAATCTTTTCATGAGCATTCTTTGAGTTTCCAGTGATGTTCCACATCTGTTCTTCTGTTCTCATACATGAATACTGGGCAATTTCTGTAGCATACAAGGCCATTTATCTTTGAGGGATAGGATACTCATGTCTATGTTAGTAGATCATAGCTATGAGGCTTGGTTAGATTCGTTGGTGATTGTAGTCAACGGTCTCTTATTATACTGTCTGCTTGCCCTTTAGTTCAACTTATGAATCATGCTTTTTATGTGCTTGGAATAACTTGtatgtttataaaataattaattgggATGGAAAATGGAAATGATTGAGTTATTGCTGCCAGAGGTGGCTGCACCTGATGAAAGTAAGAAGATGGTTGATTGAGCTTGTTGGAAGTGTTATGAATTtattaatacaaaaataaattaatttctgGGTGGTTTCAGTTTGTATTTTTGGAGAGTTGTTGTATGACCCAGAAATTTTGGTTTCACAGGTATCCTAGTCATGCCCGCATGTGGGTGGCACCTATCAGGTCTGGATTGGCAGATCAAAAAATAAGTGACTACGAGGAAGCTATGGATGATTGGTACCATTTTACAGATGAGACAAAAGCTTACTATGGTGTCGATATGAGTGTTCTTGCAAAGCCTTTCTCTGAGGAGCAGAGAAAATACTATCTTCAGGTTAGTTCTCCATTTTTTTAGGGCACTctaattttattctcttttggGTTTATCAGTGACCACCTGACAAGTACATCATTCCTCCCCTCTTTTGGTGTTGCATAAGTGTGAAATGTGGATGAACTTTGTATTTGATGTTGTAATGTTGCCCAAACTCACCCCCGATTGTAAGTAATACTTGCTCAAATGAACAAATATTCTGAAGCAAAAGAAACCTATATCATTGGAACtatccacccccccccccccccccccccccccaacccccccccaaaaaaaagaaaaaaagaaaccaaaagtcATAGACACCTTCCCTTATTTTCTAATCTGTTCTATTGCTCTTTCATCCAGATATTATGACAATTGAAATATCTTCTCTTTGGATgatgatttaaataattttttttttctcgatttGGATTTAATTCATGGTATCGTTTAGATTTGCTGATTCACACATCCAGATTGGATCTTGAGTTCACTCTGTATGTGgaattatgaattatatatCAAGCAGGCTTAATGGACTTGCTAAAGTTTTCTTTCAAGCCTCTCTTATCTAAACTTTGTAGATCATTTCACTGCTAATACTGCTGATCTTTGGGAGTTACCTGTAAAAGGTGGTCCTAATCCTTTGGGATGAGCAAGCCATCTAAAGAATTGCACTGAATGCTTGTCTGTCTCAAAGGATAAGAAAGATGTTTATAAATTTGGCTTCTCTTTGCCATGGAAGTAAGATAGACTTCTTCTTTGTGTCATACAACAGATTAAATGTTTGCTATATAATTTCTGTAGACATCATTGTGGAACAACCTGCATCCACAACAACTTATAGGATCGGCAGCTGTTGTAAAGGAGATTGATTGTTTAACTGCCACTGTGAATGACATCCTTAAACTCGGATCAAATTTTTCGTCATCAATAACTTCAGAGAACACGAGGCTCTGCGGGTTTGGCGGATGGTTCGATGTTCATTTTCGAGTGAGTTGATATTCAATAGCCATTTTTATTATTGCATGCTAGGACTCTAAAGCATCTGCATGCTAATATAATATGATATGTTATATTTTTTGGTTGCAATTAGGGAAGGAGTGAGGACCCAGCTCAGCATGAGATTGAGTTGACAACTGCTCCTAGCATTAATAATGGGACACATTGGGGCCAACAGGTCTGTGCAACAAACAAAAACATCTTCTTCCTTTAAGTTTTAATTCCTCttataaatatatgaaaaaataattaagttttgTGTTCTTTAAGGAATAGCTGgaaaaatgttgtatttgtcttattaaaaccATAATTGGCCATTCTCTGTGTGGTCAGTTATATTATTGAATTGCCATTGTGCATATTTTGGGTTCATTTTCTGTAAGTAGCCTATTCAGTAAAGAGCTTAACCTTTGGATCAGTAAAATATGCATCAGCAGCTAAATGGCCTCCTGTCTTAGGTTTATATGCTTCATACTCACGGGTGTGTTACCAATATCAGCCAAATGATGGACAGAggcatttttaattttcataatgATATTATAAGTCTATTTGGATGGTCTTTAAAAGCCTCCATCATTTTTCTAGTATCTTCTTTGTCATGACATTTTACTTATATTAGAGTACATAGTTGTAGGGCCTATCCATTGCATTGAATTCCATATGCTAGTCTGATGCAgagatgcattttttttctttcttttgtagaTTACCGTTTGCTTAGTTAAATTATCTGTTAATCCTCCAAGTTTTTCCTCTTGTTTATTGGACAGGTATTTCTCTTGCATCATCCAATCCGTGTCAGTGAAGGGGATGACTTAAATGTTTCTTTCTTGATGAATCGCTCAGAGGAAAATCATAGGCTCATGGAGGTTGAGCTGGGCTGTGAGATCAAACAGCATAATGGCAAGCTGCTTCCAGctttcaagaagaagttcttcaTAGAGTGAGAAAGAAGATAGATCCGATATTTTCAATTGAACATTAGCAAAGGTATGTCTGTTAGCTTCTTGCAAGATCATGATGTAATGTGTTTATACTGCCATGGCCCTAGATTGATCTGGTTCTTCCAGATAGGCCTCCTTTGCATGCAAGATCCTCTGTGCTCATACATGCCATTCGATCTGGTAGTTGATTTATTAGAGAATTGCTTGACATACCTAACCTATTAGAGAatattctggaaaaaaaaaaaaaaaatagccagTATTCCTGTTGGTGAATGACCCA
The Alnus glutinosa chromosome 14, dhAlnGlut1.1, whole genome shotgun sequence genome window above contains:
- the LOC133857966 gene encoding protein arginine N-methyltransferase PRMT10, coding for MLLQGRLSSPPIKQSTRPQPRPNSTSDVALKIKPSLRLSLNSQGSVMGSYQNGVAGGKQSVAGGEQSAAVVDKGVDFAQYFCTYAFLYHQKEMLSDRVRMDAYYNAIFKNKHHFQGKAVLDVGAGSGILAIWSAQAGARKVYAVEATKMSEHARALVKANNLEDVVEVIEGSMEEVTLPEKVDVIISEWMGYFLLRESMFDSVICARDRWLKPTGSMYPSHARMWVAPIRSGLADQKISDYEEAMDDWYHFTDETKAYYGVDMSVLAKPFSEEQRKYYLQTSLWNNLHPQQLIGSAAVVKEIDCLTATVNDILKLGSNFSSSITSENTRLCGFGGWFDVHFRGRSEDPAQHEIELTTAPSINNGTHWGQQVFLLHHPIRVSEGDDLNVSFLMNRSEENHRLMEVELGCEIKQHNGKLLPAFKKKFFIE